One stretch of Streptomyces sp. A2-16 DNA includes these proteins:
- a CDS encoding DinB family protein, producing the protein MLPTDALLREYDRARAYTDDLWKDLTPDEVTWRPHENSSAIGWHLGHQAHVAHFMVRNLTAAEPSPDPELDGLMDSANPEKFRGALPTIRRLTDYRAAVAERVHARIGDIGAGRVGAPSQLAVVATHLLITLINHEYQHDQWIGEVRADDLGHALPPDPDSEHLRRIDGYLVVDVLQSWGETHL; encoded by the coding sequence ATGCTTCCGACAGACGCGTTGCTCCGCGAGTACGACCGTGCCCGTGCCTACACCGACGACCTGTGGAAGGACCTCACCCCGGACGAGGTGACCTGGCGTCCGCACGAGAACTCCAGCGCCATCGGCTGGCACCTGGGTCACCAGGCCCACGTCGCCCACTTCATGGTCCGCAACCTCACGGCCGCCGAGCCCAGCCCGGACCCGGAGCTGGACGGACTCATGGACTCGGCCAACCCGGAGAAGTTCCGCGGAGCCCTGCCCACGATCCGGCGGCTCACCGACTACCGTGCCGCCGTCGCCGAGCGCGTGCACGCCCGCATCGGCGACATCGGGGCCGGCCGGGTCGGAGCTCCTTCGCAACTCGCCGTCGTGGCGACCCACTTGCTCATCACGCTCATCAACCACGAGTACCAGCACGACCAGTGGATCGGCGAGGTCCGCGCCGACGACCTCGGGCACGCGCTTCCGCCCGACCCCGACAGCGAGCACCTTCGCCGGATCGACGGCTATCTCGTCGTCGACGTGCTGCAATCCTGGGGGGAGACTCACCTGTGA
- a CDS encoding SGNH/GDSL hydrolase family protein — translation MTAGRVRHIAALGSSYAAGPGIEPVADRRAHRSARNYPHLLAERLGATLTDLTAGGATTETITSTPQRLMFRTFPPQVDGLPADADLVTVTAGGNDLQYIGSMIRLGLAGRLASRRLTRPLGTMLSRGGVPRASEEDVEWAASGLAGVVDEVRGRATGARVILVDYLTVVGTRTAHGRATPFDEPTLEEFRRLGAQVADVFTRAAARTGAELVAMGPRSRDHALGSPQPWVTGLPERLSGSGLGGAFHPNAAGMRAVADAIVDHLRTSMPCADSD, via the coding sequence ATGACGGCAGGACGCGTCCGGCACATCGCCGCGCTGGGCAGCTCGTACGCGGCGGGACCCGGAATCGAGCCGGTCGCCGACCGAAGGGCGCACCGCTCCGCCCGGAACTATCCGCATCTCCTCGCCGAACGACTCGGTGCCACGCTCACGGATCTCACCGCCGGCGGAGCCACCACCGAGACGATCACCTCGACGCCCCAACGCCTCATGTTCCGCACGTTCCCGCCCCAGGTGGACGGGCTGCCGGCGGACGCCGACCTGGTGACGGTCACCGCCGGCGGCAACGACCTCCAGTACATCGGCAGCATGATCCGGCTGGGCCTGGCAGGCCGTCTCGCTTCGCGCCGCCTCACCCGCCCGCTGGGCACGATGCTGAGCCGGGGCGGTGTGCCGCGGGCGTCGGAGGAGGACGTCGAATGGGCGGCGTCCGGCCTCGCCGGGGTCGTGGACGAGGTCCGGGGCAGGGCGACGGGTGCGCGGGTGATCCTGGTCGACTACCTCACGGTGGTCGGTACCCGCACCGCCCACGGCCGCGCGACTCCCTTCGACGAGCCGACCCTGGAGGAGTTCCGCCGCCTCGGCGCCCAGGTCGCCGACGTCTTCACCCGCGCGGCAGCCCGCACGGGTGCCGAACTCGTCGCCATGGGGCCACGCAGCCGCGACCACGCCCTCGGATCGCCCCAGCCCTGGGTCACCGGCCTCCCCGAACGCCTGAGCGGTTCCGGCCTCGGCGGCGCGTTCCACCCCAACGCCGCCGGTATGCGGGCGGTGGCGGACGCGATCGTCGATCATCTGCGTACGTCGATGCCATGCGCGGATTCCGACTGA
- a CDS encoding serine protease, which yields MPIRAARTTRPTTRTAAVVTTAVLAAAALWSTAAPASAIKGGGPATTKARPYAMLIEFEGRQFCGSTLVAPTKVLTAAHCVESAGDVATLTVVGGRTRVDGTDGTERAVTSARLDSRYGGPGSAHDAAVLTLDRPMPYRTIPVAGPKDGKLVADGRTATVVGWGRTGPGEQATRLKQAKLVLSPVAACQPYTDPETDPAAMLCGKPRPGTTDSICPGDSGGPLISGGKVVGIVSSGNKYCDEQYPVSVFVRADSVAADLGIPTR from the coding sequence ATGCCGATCCGTGCTGCCAGAACCACCCGTCCCACCACACGTACGGCCGCCGTCGTGACCACCGCCGTGCTCGCCGCTGCCGCGCTCTGGTCCACCGCCGCTCCCGCATCCGCGATCAAGGGTGGCGGTCCGGCCACCACGAAGGCCCGGCCGTACGCCATGCTGATCGAGTTCGAGGGCAGGCAGTTCTGCGGTAGCACACTCGTCGCGCCCACGAAGGTGCTCACGGCCGCCCACTGCGTGGAGAGCGCCGGTGATGTGGCCACGCTGACGGTGGTCGGCGGCCGCACCCGGGTGGACGGCACCGACGGCACGGAGCGGGCCGTCACCTCGGCTCGGCTGGACTCGCGCTACGGCGGGCCCGGCTCCGCCCACGACGCGGCGGTCCTCACCCTCGACCGGCCGATGCCGTACCGGACGATCCCGGTGGCCGGCCCGAAGGACGGCAAGCTGGTGGCCGACGGCCGGACGGCCACCGTGGTCGGCTGGGGGCGCACCGGCCCCGGCGAGCAGGCCACCAGGCTCAAGCAGGCCAAGCTGGTCCTCTCCCCCGTCGCCGCCTGTCAGCCGTACACCGACCCCGAGACCGACCCCGCCGCCATGCTGTGCGGTAAGCCCCGCCCCGGTACCACCGACAGCATCTGTCCCGGGGACTCCGGCGGGCCGCTGATCAGCGGCGGCAAGGTCGTGGGAATCGTGTCGTCGGGCAACAAGTACTGCGACGAGCAGTACCCGGTGTCCGTCTTCGTCCGCGCGGACTCGGTCGCCGCGGACCTGGGCATCCCCACCCGCTGA
- a CDS encoding S9 family peptidase: MVNDPRTLHQRLVEQPRCTGLALAPDGTRLILSVQALDDEGVRYVPELWEVDPTGERDPRRVPGSRQGDFAPAFAADGTLLFLSDRETGEADEGPGPSLWSLPDSGEAAWTAHHPGGTTAFTAAARSDTLACTAALLPGAADARAHAGLLGRRRRAGVNAVLYEVTVDSGAELGPAEPHTFVLGRDASPVDAGGQGPEGAGDMALAPDGSLVAYTRAPTGAAPDTNTVVIADATTGAQRVTLSRPGHLYYSPVFTADGTRLICERQQEETYDSEWQVTLVAIDPLSGEETDLLPDFDNWPWPGRAICSPVPGDTTLWFTGDEQGHRPVFRRDPDGTVTRLTASGAYSSLCVTPDGSTLYALRSTLDSAPQAVRLDAAKADQDPTPLRTPGDLGPLPGTLTEVHTTGDDGFALRGWLVLPEGAAAEHPAPLLVLAHGGPQGSWSDWPWLWNPWPFAARGYAVLLPDPALSSGYGQRMQERGRGEYGGRPYDDVLALTDAALARADLDPTRTALAGWSYGGYLANRTATRTDRFRALVSHAGLWNLESFQGATDMHAYFRKIFGDPRIHRERYDADSPHLDATRLNTPMLIVHGGADSRVPEAQSRELQHDLRRQHVPAGFLYFPDESHGIEAPNHLCLLYETVLNFLDHHVLGEQWRRPELL; encoded by the coding sequence ATGGTCAACGACCCGCGTACCCTCCACCAGCGCCTCGTCGAACAACCGCGTTGCACCGGTCTGGCCCTCGCGCCCGACGGCACACGTCTGATCCTGTCCGTGCAGGCCCTCGACGACGAGGGAGTCCGGTACGTGCCGGAGCTGTGGGAGGTGGATCCGACGGGCGAACGGGATCCTCGCAGAGTGCCCGGCTCCCGACAGGGCGACTTCGCCCCCGCGTTCGCCGCCGACGGCACCCTGCTGTTCCTCTCCGACCGTGAGACCGGCGAGGCCGACGAAGGTCCGGGACCGTCCCTGTGGTCGCTCCCCGACAGCGGCGAGGCCGCGTGGACAGCCCATCACCCGGGCGGGACAACGGCGTTCACCGCCGCCGCCCGCTCCGACACACTCGCCTGCACGGCCGCACTTCTGCCCGGCGCCGCGGACGCCCGGGCCCACGCCGGCCTTCTCGGACGGCGTCGCCGCGCCGGTGTCAACGCCGTCCTGTACGAGGTGACCGTCGACAGCGGTGCGGAGCTCGGTCCCGCCGAACCCCACACCTTCGTCCTCGGCCGGGACGCCTCGCCGGTCGACGCGGGCGGCCAAGGCCCCGAAGGCGCCGGGGACATGGCGCTCGCGCCGGACGGATCCCTCGTCGCCTACACCCGGGCCCCGACCGGCGCCGCCCCGGACACGAACACCGTGGTGATCGCCGACGCGACCACGGGCGCGCAGCGCGTCACGCTCTCCCGCCCGGGCCACCTGTACTACAGCCCGGTGTTCACCGCCGACGGCACTCGCCTGATCTGCGAACGTCAGCAGGAGGAGACGTACGACTCCGAGTGGCAGGTCACCCTCGTCGCCATCGACCCCCTGTCCGGCGAGGAGACCGACCTCCTGCCCGACTTCGACAACTGGCCCTGGCCGGGGCGGGCGATCTGCTCGCCGGTGCCCGGGGACACCACGCTGTGGTTCACCGGCGACGAACAGGGCCACCGCCCGGTCTTCCGCCGGGACCCGGACGGCACGGTCACCCGACTGACCGCCTCCGGTGCCTACAGCTCCCTGTGCGTGACGCCCGACGGCTCGACCCTCTACGCGCTGCGCAGCACCCTCGACAGCGCCCCCCAGGCGGTCCGGCTGGACGCGGCCAAGGCCGACCAGGACCCCACCCCCCTCAGGACGCCGGGCGACCTCGGCCCCCTGCCCGGCACACTGACCGAGGTGCACACCACCGGGGACGACGGCTTCGCACTGCGCGGCTGGCTCGTCCTGCCCGAGGGGGCCGCCGCCGAGCACCCGGCACCGCTCCTCGTCCTGGCCCACGGCGGACCCCAGGGATCCTGGAGCGACTGGCCCTGGCTGTGGAACCCGTGGCCGTTCGCCGCCCGGGGCTACGCCGTACTGCTGCCCGACCCGGCCCTGTCCTCCGGATACGGGCAGCGCATGCAGGAACGCGGACGCGGCGAGTACGGCGGCCGGCCCTACGACGACGTCCTCGCGCTCACCGACGCTGCCCTGGCCCGCGCCGACCTCGACCCGACCCGCACGGCCCTCGCCGGCTGGTCCTACGGCGGCTACCTCGCCAACCGGACGGCGACGCGCACCGACCGGTTCAGGGCGCTCGTCTCCCACGCCGGGCTGTGGAACCTGGAGTCCTTCCAGGGCGCCACCGACATGCACGCGTACTTCCGGAAGATCTTCGGTGACCCCCGCATCCACCGCGAGCGCTACGACGCCGACTCACCCCACCTCGACGCGACGCGGCTGAACACCCCGATGCTGATCGTGCACGGCGGCGCGGACTCCCGGGTTCCCGAGGCCCAGTCCCGGGAACTCCAGCACGACCTGCGACGCCAACACGTGCCCGCCGGATTCCTGTACTTCCCCGACGAGTCCCACGGCATCGAAGCCCCGAACCACCTGTGCCTCCTCTACGAGACGGTCCTCAACTTCCTGGACCACCACGTGCTGGGCGAACAGTGGAGGCGTCCGGAGCTCCTGTGA
- a CDS encoding transcriptional regulator: MPERNIEFGKYGARGIRGHEAVARQLDALATFIATPITTRRGLLARLHYLTRTEHARASAREAGLTVTDRTLRAWLEERRSPSKRNLEKIESAYRTVRRQNVARYLLVRLTREGRGTRVEFHPLNQSQVPRPRQRAVEYRTLNVRHWDRIVRAWAAGDDAALDEAWVNDVVVDLGSQWGEYEFVTAIGFAA, translated from the coding sequence GTGCCGGAGAGAAACATCGAGTTCGGGAAGTACGGGGCTCGGGGCATCAGGGGACACGAGGCGGTGGCCCGGCAGCTCGACGCGCTCGCCACCTTCATCGCCACCCCGATCACCACCCGGCGTGGCCTGCTGGCCCGGCTGCACTACCTCACCCGCACCGAGCACGCCCGCGCGAGCGCCCGTGAGGCCGGCCTCACGGTCACCGACCGCACCCTGAGGGCCTGGCTGGAGGAGCGCCGCAGCCCCTCGAAGCGCAACCTGGAGAAGATCGAGAGCGCGTACCGCACGGTGCGCCGCCAGAACGTCGCGCGGTATCTGCTCGTACGCCTGACCCGCGAAGGCCGCGGCACCCGGGTCGAGTTCCACCCGCTCAACCAGAGCCAGGTGCCCCGCCCCCGCCAACGGGCCGTCGAGTACCGCACTCTGAACGTCCGTCACTGGGACCGCATCGTGCGGGCCTGGGCCGCGGGCGACGACGCCGCGCTCGACGAGGCGTGGGTCAACGACGTCGTGGTGGATCTCGGCAGTCAGTGGGGCGAGTACGAGTTCGTGACCGCAATTGGGTTCGCGGCCTGA
- a CDS encoding helix-turn-helix domain-containing protein yields MTDFDAIDALLAEARQEVPLPPVEERRALREELNVSRAQLAKVLNVSASTVGGWESGREPGGEVREKYAYFLDGARTKLAAAVGDTADDVTDPEVDHGVEDMTGREEEAGPADEAGLDEVDVLAEPRPCVLCGHPARHQVEGFPQHLDPADCEPAKGPTPAPEEAPRGPATGGSAARDGVKVVPVGRRVRPADTPDLIGSAVAAALEQHSGDVEAATAALVKRAIPDAMALLDDTRKGGRYDVVAHPWLPDILRKQSARGADQIWEARPKWTRPELPPGEHEVTALDVNGAYLSALKTHLPIGQLEHSDGGDHDRRRAGVHLITPPDWDHDAYLPNPLGSRDEAGPLWVTEPTLRLLLRLAGPRYGLCDPPEIHESWTSGATENLLEKFRIALKDARDRAIAEDDMVTLEYVKAMYSKFVSTMGESNYNRELYRTDWMHLIRSQAFVNLWWKAHRAYDEGLTVVRAMGTDELHVAGDWRAVFAEGRGVTEVKVKDTYRVGTDAANG; encoded by the coding sequence ATGACCGACTTCGACGCGATCGACGCGCTGCTGGCCGAGGCGAGGCAGGAGGTCCCGCTGCCGCCCGTCGAGGAGCGGCGCGCCCTCCGTGAGGAACTGAACGTCTCGCGCGCCCAGCTCGCGAAGGTCCTGAACGTCAGCGCCTCGACGGTGGGCGGCTGGGAGTCGGGACGGGAGCCCGGCGGGGAAGTGCGCGAGAAGTACGCGTACTTCCTCGACGGGGCACGGACGAAGCTGGCGGCCGCGGTCGGGGACACTGCGGACGACGTGACGGACCCCGAGGTCGATCACGGGGTTGAGGACATGACGGGCCGCGAGGAGGAGGCGGGGCCGGCGGACGAGGCGGGGCTGGACGAGGTCGACGTGCTGGCCGAGCCGCGGCCCTGCGTCCTGTGCGGGCACCCGGCCCGACACCAGGTCGAGGGCTTCCCCCAGCACCTGGACCCCGCGGACTGCGAACCCGCGAAGGGGCCGACGCCCGCTCCTGAAGAAGCGCCCCGCGGGCCCGCCACCGGCGGCTCCGCGGCACGCGACGGCGTGAAGGTCGTCCCCGTGGGACGCCGGGTGCGCCCCGCCGACACCCCGGACCTGATCGGCTCCGCCGTCGCGGCCGCGCTCGAGCAGCACTCCGGCGACGTGGAGGCGGCGACCGCCGCACTGGTCAAGCGGGCGATCCCGGACGCGATGGCACTCCTCGACGACACCCGCAAGGGCGGCCGGTACGACGTCGTCGCCCACCCCTGGCTGCCCGACATCCTGCGCAAGCAGAGCGCGCGCGGCGCGGACCAGATCTGGGAGGCCCGCCCCAAGTGGACCAGGCCCGAACTCCCGCCCGGAGAGCACGAGGTCACCGCCCTCGACGTCAACGGCGCCTACCTCTCCGCGCTCAAGACACATCTGCCGATCGGCCAACTGGAGCACTCCGACGGCGGCGACCACGACCGCCGGCGCGCCGGCGTCCACCTGATCACCCCGCCCGACTGGGACCACGACGCCTACCTGCCCAACCCGCTGGGCAGCCGGGACGAGGCGGGCCCGCTGTGGGTGACCGAGCCGACCCTCCGCCTCCTGCTGCGTCTGGCTGGACCCAGGTACGGCCTGTGCGACCCCCCGGAGATCCACGAGTCCTGGACCTCCGGGGCCACGGAGAACCTCCTGGAGAAGTTCCGGATCGCCCTCAAGGACGCCCGGGACCGGGCCATCGCCGAGGACGACATGGTCACGCTCGAATACGTGAAGGCCATGTACAGCAAGTTCGTCTCCACAATGGGGGAGTCGAACTACAACCGGGAGCTGTACCGCACCGACTGGATGCACCTCATCCGCTCCCAGGCCTTCGTGAACCTGTGGTGGAAGGCGCACCGCGCCTACGACGAGGGCCTGACGGTCGTCCGCGCGATGGGCACCGACGAACTGCACGTGGCCGGCGACTGGCGCGCGGTGTTCGCCGAGGGGCGCGGTGTCACCGAGGTGAAGGTGAAGGACACCTACCGCGTCGGCACCGACGCGGCGAACGGATGA
- a CDS encoding helix-turn-helix transcriptional regulator yields the protein MRMTLDERVRSAVAALLYATGESQTELACALGVSQAQVSRRQSGTAVWSLADCDAVAAHYGIDPLDLLAGPTRATETLPARRRRAPGRVVRPAAAPDKGVR from the coding sequence ATGCGGATGACGCTCGACGAGCGGGTGCGGTCGGCGGTGGCCGCCCTCCTGTACGCGACCGGTGAATCACAGACGGAACTGGCCTGCGCGCTCGGCGTGAGTCAGGCCCAGGTGAGCCGCCGTCAGTCCGGGACCGCCGTCTGGAGCCTGGCCGACTGCGACGCGGTCGCCGCCCACTACGGCATCGACCCCCTGGACCTCCTGGCCGGCCCCACCCGGGCGACCGAGACCCTGCCCGCGCGGCGGCGCCGCGCCCCGGGCCGTGTCGTACGCCCTGCGGCCGCCCCGGACAAGGGAGTCCGATGA
- a CDS encoding glycosyl hydrolase 53 family protein, which translates to MTVIGPRRLVRAATLLAALALPASLLTTSTSASAAGSLTMRGADVSTAQRALDLGAKYYDASGTAKDPLDILKGLGVNYVRLRVWNNPASGYNNKAKVLSYAKQVKAKGLKLLVDFHYSDTWADPGNQNKPAAWAGHTIGQLQTDVYNYTYDVCNSLKSQGTTPDSVQIGNEINVGMLWNEGKVVNNDFTNLGLLLKSGYNATKACNSGTQVIIHTADADSDANARWFYDGIKAKGVNWDITGLSYYCPWHGTIANMGSVVADMKSRYGKDVVIAETAYPFTSANADGTANSITSGCSGYPLSWQGQADNFTAVQNAARSNGAIGVFYWEPTWYAVTGNGWDPADISGSGNGWDNMAVFNWTGNVNPNIKWTP; encoded by the coding sequence ATGACCGTGATAGGTCCGCGCCGCCTCGTGAGGGCCGCCACGCTCCTGGCGGCCCTCGCCCTGCCCGCATCCCTGCTCACCACGTCCACCAGCGCCTCCGCCGCCGGTTCTCTCACCATGCGCGGTGCCGATGTGTCGACCGCGCAGCGCGCCCTCGACCTGGGCGCCAAGTACTACGACGCGAGCGGCACCGCCAAGGACCCGCTGGACATCCTCAAGGGCCTCGGCGTCAACTACGTCCGCCTGCGGGTCTGGAACAACCCCGCGAGCGGCTACAACAACAAGGCCAAGGTGCTGTCGTACGCGAAGCAGGTGAAGGCCAAGGGGCTCAAGCTGCTGGTCGACTTCCACTACTCGGACACCTGGGCGGACCCGGGCAACCAGAACAAACCCGCCGCGTGGGCCGGTCACACCATCGGTCAGTTGCAGACCGACGTCTACAACTACACGTACGACGTCTGCAACAGCCTCAAGTCGCAGGGCACCACGCCGGACAGCGTGCAGATCGGCAACGAGATCAACGTCGGCATGCTGTGGAACGAGGGCAAGGTCGTCAACAACGACTTCACCAACCTCGGTCTGCTGCTCAAATCGGGCTACAACGCGACCAAGGCGTGCAACAGCGGCACCCAGGTGATCATCCACACCGCCGACGCCGACAGCGACGCCAACGCGCGCTGGTTCTACGACGGCATCAAGGCCAAGGGCGTCAACTGGGACATCACCGGGCTGTCGTACTACTGCCCGTGGCACGGCACGATCGCCAACATGGGAAGTGTCGTGGCCGACATGAAGTCCCGGTACGGCAAGGACGTCGTCATCGCCGAGACGGCCTATCCGTTCACCTCGGCCAACGCGGACGGCACCGCCAACTCCATCACCAGCGGCTGCTCGGGCTACCCGCTCAGCTGGCAGGGCCAGGCGGACAACTTCACCGCCGTGCAGAACGCGGCCCGCAGCAACGGCGCGATCGGCGTCTTCTACTGGGAACCCACCTGGTACGCCGTGACCGGCAACGGGTGGGACCCGGCCGACATCTCCGGCAGCGGCAACGGCTGGGACAACATGGCCGTCTTCAACTGGACCGGCAATGTGAACCCCAACATCAAGTGGACCCCGTAG
- a CDS encoding cytochrome P450 → MGVQLNSGSAAGHESLESMSLEPLMTRDYERDPAIVYERLRRAHGPVAPVDLLGVPVWLVLGYEEAYEVLRDDHAWPKGLENWRARREGRLPEDWPLAPSLDVNHVLIQGGEGYRGLKVAWDTALRPFQDPRHPVAKQLKAKITRDADELISLFTQGGRTGWADLSAQFSRPLPLMVASHLLGFPGSQHDDALMDMWRVLDAGPDAGPALERLLATLSELGASKMKEPGDDFPSYLLASHPGLSVEELSRELMMLLGMTSDHVGILISNTVVEVITGNLPASASLSAGLIRETMNRVVMQKPPLINFVPRFPLKDMRLGDYTIAAGDPVWVSVGAAHADPAFAGKVCPESTISTRAHLSWGAGPRQCPARELAGGAAAIGVSRLFERLSGLELSLPVDQLPWRSSPFMRGLRSLPVRYTVSGTPALPVPSVPPLPAGAGSAPADESAVRPRSSLWRYLAGLVRGR, encoded by the coding sequence ATGGGGGTCCAACTGAACAGCGGATCGGCAGCCGGTCACGAGTCGCTGGAGTCGATGAGCCTCGAGCCGCTCATGACCCGTGACTACGAACGGGATCCGGCGATCGTGTACGAGCGTCTGCGCCGGGCGCACGGCCCGGTCGCGCCGGTCGACCTGCTGGGGGTGCCCGTCTGGCTCGTGCTGGGTTACGAGGAGGCGTACGAGGTCCTCCGGGACGATCACGCCTGGCCCAAGGGGCTGGAGAACTGGCGGGCGCGCAGGGAAGGGCGGCTGCCCGAGGACTGGCCGCTCGCGCCCTCGCTCGACGTCAACCACGTGCTGATCCAGGGCGGCGAGGGCTACCGAGGACTGAAGGTGGCCTGGGACACCGCGCTACGGCCCTTCCAGGACCCCCGGCACCCGGTCGCCAAGCAGCTCAAGGCGAAGATCACCCGTGACGCCGACGAGCTGATCAGCCTGTTCACCCAGGGCGGGCGCACCGGATGGGCGGATCTGTCCGCGCAGTTCTCGCGCCCGCTGCCGCTCATGGTCGCCAGTCATCTCCTCGGCTTCCCGGGATCGCAGCACGACGACGCGCTGATGGACATGTGGCGGGTGCTGGACGCCGGTCCGGACGCGGGGCCCGCGCTGGAGCGGCTCCTCGCCACGCTGTCGGAGCTCGGCGCGTCGAAGATGAAGGAGCCCGGCGACGACTTCCCCTCCTATCTGCTCGCCTCCCATCCCGGCCTGAGCGTCGAGGAGTTGTCGCGCGAGCTGATGATGCTGCTCGGGATGACCTCGGACCATGTCGGCATCCTGATCTCCAACACGGTCGTCGAGGTCATCACCGGGAACCTCCCCGCGAGCGCCAGCCTGTCGGCGGGGCTGATCAGGGAGACCATGAACCGGGTGGTGATGCAGAAGCCGCCGCTGATCAACTTCGTGCCGCGGTTCCCGCTGAAGGACATGCGGCTCGGCGACTACACCATCGCGGCGGGCGATCCGGTGTGGGTGTCGGTCGGTGCCGCGCACGCGGATCCGGCCTTCGCGGGGAAGGTCTGCCCCGAGTCGACCATCAGCACCCGGGCCCATCTGTCCTGGGGTGCCGGCCCCCGGCAGTGCCCGGCCCGGGAGCTGGCCGGGGGCGCGGCGGCGATCGGCGTCAGCAGGCTCTTCGAGCGGCTGTCCGGGCTTGAGCTGTCGCTGCCGGTCGACCAACTGCCGTGGCGTTCCTCCCCGTTCATGCGCGGTCTGCGGTCGCTCCCGGTGCGTTACACGGTCTCGGGCACGCCGGCCCTGCCGGTGCCCTCCGTCCCGCCGCTCCCTGCCGGGGCCGGCTCCGCTCCGGCCGACGAGTCCGCCGTACGGCCGCGTTCGTCGCTGTGGCGTTATCTGGCGGGGCTGGTGCGCGGGCGCTGA
- a CDS encoding YceI family protein, which produces MNLFNRGTMFRRTDRTEPAGVPQPPTGSSATATAVLPDPGLAALTGEWAIDPAHSRIGFSVRHAMVTTVRGAFLEYQSRLYFDGRDPSRSKAEIIISTGSVDTGVEQRDGHLVGRDFLDSATYPRMRFVSTGVEVVGPDVYRMTGDLTIKATTRPVVLDLTYIGHVTDPFGYQRAGFDGTTTINRSEWGLTYSTRLAEGGAMVSEKVRLQFDIAAIRTPPAG; this is translated from the coding sequence ATGAACTTGTTCAACCGTGGCACCATGTTCCGTCGCACGGACCGCACGGAGCCCGCCGGCGTTCCCCAGCCCCCCACCGGGTCGTCGGCCACTGCCACAGCCGTCCTTCCTGATCCAGGACTGGCGGCCCTGACCGGGGAATGGGCCATCGACCCCGCGCACAGCAGGATCGGCTTCTCCGTGCGCCACGCCATGGTGACCACCGTGCGCGGGGCGTTCCTGGAGTACCAGAGCCGCCTCTACTTCGACGGCCGCGACCCGTCCCGCTCGAAGGCGGAGATCATCATCTCCACCGGCAGCGTCGACACCGGAGTGGAACAGCGCGACGGCCACCTGGTGGGGCGCGACTTCCTGGACTCGGCGACCTATCCGCGCATGCGGTTCGTCAGCACCGGCGTCGAGGTCGTCGGCCCCGACGTGTACCGGATGACCGGCGACCTCACCATCAAGGCGACGACCCGTCCCGTGGTCCTTGATCTCACCTACATAGGCCATGTCACCGACCCGTTCGGCTATCAGCGCGCCGGCTTCGACGGCACCACCACCATCAACCGCTCCGAGTGGGGCCTGACCTACAGCACCAGGCTCGCCGAGGGCGGCGCCATGGTCAGCGAGAAGGTACGCCTGCAGTTCGACATCGCCGCGATCCGTACACCGCCGGCGGGCTGA